Part of the Henckelia pumila isolate YLH828 chromosome 2, ASM3356847v2, whole genome shotgun sequence genome is shown below.
GCGaagagaacatgcatcggttctagatTCGACACAAATACAACCTAAAACAAaagactagattgacatgctcttCCATTCTAAACcaaagtctcacttctaatctttgATCTCAATCTATCcttgtcgtctctgactcggtcctgccccacttgttgccatgcacacatgcaaaaataagacaacagccggataatccggtgagaatacaatttcctgtaaaagagacaacatgctatatcaaataaacatatcaaacatgatatgcatcaattcacctcgtatatcaacttcagataaaattcaagtaattcattcaagtactgaattaaaatgatatgcatgtctttaaaacttctggattatcagactcagataatcaaatggaattcttctttctttctttctttcttctgtttgggatcccgaggttaaaatatccaaaaatcacaccgactaccctctcgaggtggacgagacatattttaatcctctagactccggagcattatagagagttatttCTGCACATGTAGTAATTTGCctacaaggccactcaactataatcaccagaatgtctaattcaaaatgaataatcaatcggctcaatatgaatgcatatgtcatctcatgcattcaaatatcatttcaatcatcaattcaattGAGAATTCTATCAtgatttcattcatcaattcaaataaacattcaatcatgatttcaaataagcattcaatcatgcaagtatgtgatttattcggaacactcgaatcaattcctattcgagttaatcattccattcaaatctaagtcgtcttttaccttattcgttTTGAAGGTatttcaatctgaaaatcaataataaggataataatcaatatccaatcaattcattcaaaactcaatcaaacttcttcgattgataaataagaaaatcgatgctgtaccgacttcaatcttccaaactgaccaaagttgctatctcgcaactctgttgacttcacttcaatctatcagaagaagtcataaggatcaatatcgacatcaaaagctcaatcaaactcgatacgatcaaaacatcgaaacgatatctaaaactcaaactgacggcataacggctataaactgatcaaaccggaaacgcagacaacaattcaacaatccaatatactcataatcatctcaatatcatcaaacaattcaaatccttcaaatctaaaagctccattttcgaaatttcacaacaaaaatcatatcaattccaaTCGTCGTTAGATTTttgaaccgtcttagatatactatcacagctatctcataatcatcatctccgaatatcaatcaattctaaagacatccaaaaattcaaacctcgtaaaaataagagaaacttaattccaaacggagcactcgacgctgtgatcgcagatatcaagtcagaattcaattttatcggacggattgagctagaatgGAAATCTAGAAGCTTGGAATGAAATGGGGCGATTCATCAATGGTGGAGGCGTTGTGAAGGGAGAACATGGCGTGAAAAGGAAGAGTCAAAGcctcttaaatatctaacaatttccatatttgcgttttagtccctgaaaattccaaaaattgcattctagtccctgatcataatcgaatcggccctcgacttctaaaatctctaattatctcaaataaagtccattaagataatttttggGCGTTACAAAAAGGATCCTAGGCTGCAAGTGAATCTTTAAAATTAAAGAAGACACTACAGCAGTTGACAAGGTCAAATTCAAGGCACGATTAGTAGCAAAAGGGTATTACCAAGTTGAAGGAATTGATTTTAATGAGATATACTCTCCAGTGGTGAAACACACTTCTATAAGACTGATCCTGGCTATCACTACACAACTGAACCTTTACCTGGAGCATCTGGACGTTAAACCAACATTTTTACATGGAGTTCTTGAGGAGACAATATTTATGGAAATTCCTCAAGGGTAACACCTCCAAATGCTCAAGGAAAAGTGTGTTTACTCAAGAAGTCTCTCTATGGACTTAAGCAGAGCCCTAGACAGTGTACTTGAGTTTGATGAGTTTATGATGAAGGTAAATTCAAGAGGAGCGATTTTTATAATTGTGTGTACTACAAGGAAGGAGAAGGTCATGCTAAAACCTACCTACTGTTGTATGTTGATGACATGCTCATAGCTAGTACAAGCAAAACTGAAATCAAACTGAAGGCTCAACTGAATTCAGAATTTGAGATCAAGGACCTTGGGGAAGCTAGGAAGATCTTGGGCATGGAGTTCATCAGGGATCGAGGGAACAAGAGCTTGTTTCTTAGTTAGAAATCATATCTGCAGAAGGTGATTCAGAGGTTTACTATACATGAGGTGAAATCAGTTGGGACCTCGCTTGGCCAACACCTTAGAATGTCCAGTGATCAGTCACCCTCAAATGATATGGAAAAGGAAGAAATGCTAAAAATTTCATATGCTAGTGGGGTGGGAAGTATCATGTATGGAATGGTGTGTGGCAGGCTTGATCTCGCCTACACCATCAGTGTTGTTTCAAGGTACATGACAAATCTAGGGAAAGCTCATTGGGAGGCACTCAAGTGGACAACTATGGTACTTGAAGGTTCAGTCGACCTCCGGCTGATATTCAAGAAACAGATAAGTGATCATTCACATGTGATTGGGTATGTTGACTCAGATTATGTTGGTAATCTGGATAGCAGGAAGTCTCTTATAGGGCTGGTATTCACTGTCTTTGGAACTGTCGTAAGCTGGAAGTCAATCCTACAATTAGTTGTAGCACTTTCAAAcaactgaggcagaatatatagCAGTCGCCGAGGGAATCAAGGAAGCAATCTGGTTAAGAGGAGAGATAACTGAGCTTAGGATAGAACATGAACCGGTTATTGTCTACTGCGGTAACCAAAGTGCCATTTATATGTCAAAACACTAAGTATTTCATGATAGGTCCAAGCACATCGACATCAGGTTACACTTTGTTAGAGATTAATTAGTCTCTAAGGGAGAATTGAAACGGAAGAAAATCAGGACTGAAGACAATCCAGCGGATTCAATGACAAAACCACTACTTCAATCAAAGTTCAAACACTGTTTGGAATTGATTGGAATGGTGGATGGGACCTTATTAGGAGGAAATCTAAGGGAGGTGGGGTTCGGTGGAGCCATCTTTGAGACAAGATGGAGATTTGTTAAAACTGATGTGTCTTCAAAGCTGGATGGTCCCAGTTGAAGGAAGACCTAAACTGAACTGAGGAAAATAGATTGATAGTGGGTACTGGTGCCTTGCCCGAAACTGAAGTGACAAGCCAAAATGATTGCTAgaatgaaaaccaaaattgaACAGATGGGAGCAGCTGAGGAAAGAGACTCAACTGAGGAAGGGAAACAGTCGATGTAACATTGACTGAATCAATCTTGGT
Proteins encoded:
- the LOC140877145 gene encoding secreted RxLR effector protein 161-like encodes the protein MEQVKYEPSSYKSVMSSKLKDNWKKAMDEELQSLIKNETWNLVEKPKGKSKVIQRFTIHEVKSVGTSLGQHLRMSSDQSPSNDMEKEEMLKISYASGVGSIMYGMVCGRLDLAYTISVVSRYMTNLGKAHWEALKWTTMVLEGSVDLRLIFKKQISDHSHVIGYVDSDYVGNLDSRKSLIGLVFTVFGTVVSWKSILQLVVALSNN